In Setaria italica strain Yugu1 chromosome IX, Setaria_italica_v2.0, whole genome shotgun sequence, the genomic stretch TTCTGCATGAGTATCCTTTGAGCATGGTAGACCATGCTGGTTTTCGGAGGTTTGCAAGTGCACTTCAGCCACTATTCAAGATGGGTACTAGGAATACAATAAGGTTTGTTCCTTACTGTTTGGTCTTGCTGCCATTGTAATTTTTGTATTCATTTTTTAATATTCCTTCAAAACTTTCAGGAAGGATATTGTGATGCAATATGAGATGGAGAGGAAAAAAGCAATTGAATATATGGCTAGTATTGATTCAATGGTGGCCATAACTTCTGACTTGTGGACGTCTGACAACCAAAAAAGGGGCTATATGGCAGTCACAGCCCATTTCATTGATGAATCTTGGACTTTGAGAAACATTATCATGAGGTACATGTCCTGAAATCTATTTTTGCACATGTTTTACCGATTTTTGCACAAGTCCTACAATCTGAAATCTGATTACATACATTGTTACATGTATAGGTTCATCTATGTACCAGCTCCTCACACATCTGAAGTGATTGCTGAAGAACTATATGAGTCCTTGGTTGATTGGAACCTTGATGAGAAAATATCCACAATTACCCTTGACAACTGCACAACTAACGATGCGGCAATCCCTTATCTGGTGAGGAAGATTGGAAAAAGTAAGCTTATAAATGAAGGAAAACTACTACATATGCGTTGTTGTGCTCATATTCTTAATTTGATTGTTAAGGATGGTCTAGAACATATTAAAACTGCTATTGAGAATATCCGTGAAAGTGTGGCTTATTGGACAGCAACACCAAAAAGGATAGAGAAGTTTGAGGAGATAGCTAAGTTTGTTAAGGTTAGTTTGGATCATAAGATAAACCTTGACTGCAAGACTAGATGGAATTCAACCTTTAAGATGCTTAGTG encodes the following:
- the LOC105915132 gene encoding zinc finger BED domain-containing protein RICESLEEPER 2-like codes for the protein MIILHEYPLSMVDHAGFRRFASALQPLFKMGTRNTIRKDIVMQYEMERKKAIEYMASIDSMVAITSDLWTSDNQKRGYMAVTAHFIDESWTLRNIIMRFIYVPAPHTSEVIAEELYESLVDWNLDEKISTITLDNCTTNDAAIPYLDGLEHIKTAIENIRESVAYWTATPKRIEKFEEIAKFVKLTTRKKEQPPSGLASKIFKRVSRNLNFEQSKLSVVSNSK